Proteins found in one Corynebacterium zhongnanshanii genomic segment:
- the pepN gene encoding aminopeptidase N: MTSTNLTRTEAASRAQLISNVHYAITLDLTHGATLDTTTFPSTTEITFTSGAGDTFVDLRAAQVHSVELDGTDITSTAVPMRDGRYDEEQGLQIAGLTDGDHTLRIHADAVYSSTGEGLHRFQDPADAQVYMYTQFETADAKRVFACFDQPDIKATYSMEVYTPPAWTLVTNNKITTSHVDEDSHIHRAEVDYPLSTYLIAFCVGPWFSVTDSWTGTIREYPETAGATGVQTSGELTVPLGLYCRQSLAPYLDADELFTITKQGFDWYAEHFGVAYPFYKYDQVFCPEYNMGAMENAGCVTIRDEYIFRSAASHYQYERRADTILHELAHMWFGDLVTMKWWDDLWLNESFATWSAAMSQAEATKFTTAWVTFANKEKAWAYGQDQLSSTHPVFSDATDIVTVDANFDGITYAKGASVLKQLAAYVGLEEFLAGIRSHFVNHAWSNATFDDLLSALEKASGRDLSDWAQQWLKTTGINTLAADVDVADGRYSRFAITQSGAEPGAGETRTHRVGVGIFALKDADTDARTDAGSEAGSASVVKIRDVELDITGSRTDVDELVGTEAGDMILVNDRDLTYAFIALDEQSLAFAIDNIDRVEDPMARSLLWSATWQMTRNAQMRARDFVELVARGAAAETEMAVLEQILAQARSALSHYTDPAWAPTGWSRAREAFWEGAQRTTGTAQLAFIRAYAGCVLDDEAITRLQGILEGTVAIEGLDVDQDLRWQFIIALSGAGVGVESIIDAELTQDTSSTGAMLALQARSAAPGAKEEVWQEITTNGPSMSNLALRHRIAGFTHVGHQELLEPYGPLFATTVVDLWNRLSPEMALRTVEGIYPSWDHSEHTDAAIASLIESAEPGAGWRRPLMEGRDRVARARAAIQADGAQ, from the coding sequence ATGACTTCTACGAATCTCACCCGCACCGAAGCCGCGTCACGCGCGCAACTCATCAGCAATGTGCATTACGCCATCACCCTGGATCTGACCCATGGGGCAACGCTAGACACCACCACATTCCCGTCTACCACGGAGATCACGTTCACTTCTGGCGCCGGCGATACCTTTGTGGATCTGCGTGCAGCTCAGGTGCACAGTGTGGAGCTGGATGGAACGGACATTACCTCGACTGCCGTGCCTATGCGCGACGGACGCTACGACGAGGAGCAGGGGCTCCAGATCGCTGGCCTGACCGACGGTGATCACACCCTGCGCATCCACGCCGATGCCGTGTATTCCTCCACGGGCGAGGGACTGCACCGATTCCAAGATCCTGCCGACGCCCAGGTGTACATGTACACGCAGTTCGAAACAGCGGACGCTAAACGTGTGTTCGCCTGCTTCGATCAGCCAGATATCAAGGCCACGTACTCAATGGAGGTGTACACCCCTCCGGCCTGGACGCTGGTGACGAATAACAAGATCACGACGTCTCACGTGGACGAAGACTCTCATATTCACCGCGCGGAGGTGGACTACCCGCTGTCCACGTACTTGATCGCTTTTTGTGTGGGGCCGTGGTTCAGCGTGACGGATTCCTGGACCGGAACCATCCGCGAATACCCAGAGACCGCCGGGGCGACGGGCGTGCAGACCTCGGGTGAGCTGACGGTTCCTTTGGGCCTGTACTGCCGGCAGTCGCTAGCCCCTTACCTTGATGCGGACGAGCTGTTCACCATCACCAAGCAGGGCTTCGATTGGTATGCGGAGCACTTTGGTGTGGCGTATCCGTTTTACAAATACGACCAGGTGTTCTGCCCCGAATACAACATGGGCGCCATGGAGAATGCGGGCTGCGTGACCATCCGGGACGAATACATTTTCCGCTCCGCAGCCTCCCATTACCAGTACGAACGCCGCGCCGATACCATCCTGCACGAGCTGGCACACATGTGGTTCGGTGACCTGGTCACCATGAAGTGGTGGGATGACCTGTGGCTCAATGAGTCTTTTGCCACGTGGTCTGCTGCGATGAGCCAAGCGGAGGCCACGAAGTTCACCACTGCCTGGGTGACCTTCGCGAATAAGGAGAAGGCCTGGGCTTACGGCCAGGACCAGCTATCCTCCACCCATCCTGTGTTTAGCGATGCCACGGACATCGTGACCGTCGACGCCAATTTTGACGGCATTACCTACGCCAAGGGCGCCTCTGTGCTCAAGCAGCTGGCGGCCTATGTGGGACTGGAGGAGTTCCTGGCGGGAATCCGCTCCCACTTTGTGAACCACGCGTGGTCTAACGCCACGTTCGATGACTTGCTGTCAGCGCTGGAAAAGGCCTCCGGTCGTGACTTAAGCGATTGGGCGCAGCAGTGGCTGAAGACCACGGGCATCAACACGCTGGCAGCAGATGTGGACGTCGCCGATGGCCGCTACTCTCGTTTCGCGATCACACAAAGCGGCGCGGAACCCGGCGCGGGTGAAACGCGCACGCACCGGGTGGGCGTGGGCATCTTCGCGTTGAAGGACGCTGACACGGATGCACGCACGGACGCAGGCTCCGAGGCAGGATCTGCATCCGTGGTGAAGATCCGCGACGTGGAGTTGGACATCACGGGTTCCCGCACGGACGTAGATGAGCTCGTGGGCACCGAGGCCGGTGACATGATCCTGGTGAACGACCGCGACCTCACCTATGCCTTCATTGCCCTCGATGAGCAATCCCTCGCCTTCGCGATCGACAACATCGACCGCGTGGAGGATCCCATGGCTCGTTCCCTGTTGTGGTCCGCTACCTGGCAGATGACCCGCAATGCGCAGATGCGCGCGCGTGACTTCGTGGAGCTTGTTGCCCGCGGGGCTGCCGCGGAAACGGAGATGGCCGTGCTGGAGCAGATCCTGGCGCAGGCGCGCAGTGCGCTCTCCCACTACACCGATCCGGCGTGGGCGCCTACTGGCTGGTCCCGTGCCCGCGAGGCGTTCTGGGAAGGCGCGCAGCGTACCACCGGCACCGCTCAGCTTGCCTTCATCCGTGCCTACGCCGGGTGCGTGCTCGATGACGAGGCGATCACGCGCCTTCAGGGAATCCTCGAGGGAACGGTGGCGATCGAGGGCCTCGACGTCGATCAGGACCTGCGTTGGCAATTCATTATCGCCCTGAGTGGCGCGGGGGTGGGCGTCGAATCGATAATCGACGCCGAGCTCACGCAGGACACGTCCTCGACCGGAGCAATGCTGGCTCTTCAGGCACGCAGCGCTGCGCCTGGTGCGAAGGAGGAGGTCTGGCAAGAGATCACCACCAATGGTCCGAGCATGTCTAACCTCGCGTTACGTCACCGGATCGCGGGATTCACGCACGTGGGGCATCAGGAATTGTTGGAGCCTTATGGTCCGCTGTTTGCCACCACGGTGGTGGATCTGTGGAATCGTTTGTCACCGGAAATGGCTCTGCGTACCGTAGAGGGTATCTACCCATCGTGGGATCATTCGGAGCACACCGATGCCGCTATCGCGTCACTTATTGAGTCGGCCGAGCCCGGCGCGGGATGGCGCCGCCCGCTGATGGAGGGCCGCGACCGAGTGGCGCGGGCTCGCGCAGCGATCCAGGCAGACGGTGCTCAGTAA
- a CDS encoding TSUP family transporter — protein MSIGPLSLLVGGSLVAGFVDALIGGGGLILIPLLLIAAPGMPATSALATNKVAGISGTASAAVAMLRRVPVDRHLLYRAVPLAALCSAAGALLASSLSSDVLRPIVIVLLLAVGVYVTFRPTFGADNNASTVVTRGRWVAALLLVAVIAGYDGFFGPGTGMFLIIIMTALLNRSFVESAAMTKVINTATNLGALVVFAVGGHVWWLLGVGLAIANIAGAQLGARLVIAKGTGLVRVALLTLVVVMTAKLTWDMLH, from the coding sequence ATGAGCATAGGACCCCTCTCACTTCTTGTGGGAGGATCCTTGGTTGCGGGGTTTGTCGACGCGCTGATTGGTGGCGGCGGGCTGATTCTTATCCCACTGCTGTTGATTGCTGCTCCCGGCATGCCGGCCACGAGCGCTCTGGCGACGAATAAGGTCGCCGGGATTTCCGGCACGGCCAGCGCGGCGGTGGCTATGCTGCGGCGTGTGCCCGTGGATCGCCACCTGTTGTATCGGGCGGTTCCGCTGGCAGCACTGTGCTCTGCGGCCGGGGCGCTGCTGGCCAGTAGCTTAAGCAGTGATGTGCTGCGCCCCATTGTGATTGTGTTGCTGCTGGCCGTGGGCGTGTACGTCACCTTCCGCCCCACGTTCGGTGCGGACAATAACGCCTCCACGGTGGTGACCCGAGGCCGCTGGGTCGCAGCGCTGCTGCTGGTTGCTGTCATCGCTGGGTACGACGGCTTCTTTGGCCCCGGTACCGGGATGTTCCTCATTATTATTATGACCGCGCTGCTGAATCGGTCCTTCGTGGAATCAGCGGCGATGACCAAGGTGATCAATACAGCGACCAATCTGGGTGCGCTGGTGGTCTTTGCCGTGGGTGGTCATGTGTGGTGGCTTCTGGGCGTGGGCTTGGCGATCGCCAATATTGCCGGCGCTCAGCTGGGAGCCCGGTTGGTCATCGCGAAGGGTACAGGGCTCGTGCGCGTGGCGCTCCTGACGTTGGTGGTGGTCATGACCGCGAAGCTGACGTGGGACATGCTGCACTGA
- a CDS encoding siderophore-interacting protein gives MEQRDTTEWVEGFREGYGTGYSDGYRAGLEAGRTQAFYDAKAERKRAKYELKAQRRELKAQRYGKHAAHTKDSHGSHAGAEHAPSSQPRKGRKAIEATITGKESVSPAMVRIRANAPGLIGRELTKTDHYVKILFVPEGAPYSWPFDLAHIKDTQPKKYRPVTRTYTLRSVDTITGDIAIDFVLHGDTGLAGPWARDVEVGETFAFVGPGGGWAPTPRYDHFVLAGDESAAPAIAASLEKIPSTSTAIAFFEIEEPGHEFAVPEGDNITVRWVYRHGSMPGRALADAVRSYECPEGSVGWFVHGVAEMIKEIRRELYVGRGVSKKDASISGYWRLRMTEDQWQSSKQEFVAEMESAEQAAARKK, from the coding sequence ATGGAGCAACGAGACACCACAGAATGGGTAGAAGGATTCCGCGAAGGCTACGGCACGGGATATTCCGATGGCTATCGCGCTGGGTTGGAGGCCGGGCGCACGCAGGCCTTTTACGACGCCAAGGCGGAACGTAAGCGAGCGAAGTACGAGTTGAAGGCGCAGCGACGCGAGCTCAAGGCACAGCGCTATGGCAAACATGCCGCCCACACGAAGGACAGTCACGGGTCGCATGCCGGAGCTGAACACGCTCCGTCGTCGCAGCCACGGAAAGGGCGGAAAGCTATAGAGGCCACGATCACGGGCAAGGAGAGTGTCTCTCCCGCTATGGTTCGCATCCGGGCGAACGCCCCGGGACTGATCGGCCGAGAACTCACCAAGACCGATCACTACGTTAAGATCCTCTTCGTTCCAGAAGGGGCGCCGTACTCCTGGCCGTTCGATCTCGCCCACATTAAGGACACGCAACCGAAGAAGTACCGTCCCGTAACCAGGACGTACACGCTGCGCAGTGTGGATACCATCACCGGAGACATTGCCATCGATTTCGTTCTGCACGGCGATACGGGATTGGCAGGCCCGTGGGCCCGTGACGTGGAGGTTGGCGAGACATTCGCATTTGTAGGCCCCGGCGGTGGCTGGGCGCCTACGCCTCGCTACGACCACTTCGTGCTTGCGGGGGATGAGTCCGCCGCACCGGCCATTGCTGCGTCGTTGGAAAAGATCCCCTCCACGTCCACGGCAATCGCATTCTTTGAAATTGAGGAGCCGGGTCATGAGTTCGCAGTGCCCGAGGGGGACAACATCACGGTGCGTTGGGTGTACCGACACGGTTCCATGCCGGGGCGTGCTTTGGCGGATGCGGTGCGCTCCTACGAGTGCCCTGAGGGTTCCGTGGGGTGGTTCGTCCATGGCGTGGCCGAGATGATTAAGGAGATCCGGCGGGAACTGTATGTGGGACGAGGGGTCTCCAAAAAGGATGCGTCGATTTCTGGATACTGGCGTTTGCGCATGACGGAAGACCAATGGCAATCCAGCAAGCAAGAGTTTGTGGCAGAGATGGAAAGTGCCGAGCAGGCGGCGGCTCGTAAGAAGTGA
- a CDS encoding helix-turn-helix transcriptional regulator, whose protein sequence is MDPIIIDKDKGIELWTAAQCAEFSGTARGTFTSYAGRGRAPQPVAKLHGLTLWDSDEVKEWHEKRPKQKQNRRK, encoded by the coding sequence ATGGATCCAATCATTATCGATAAAGATAAGGGCATTGAGCTCTGGACCGCCGCTCAATGCGCCGAGTTTTCCGGCACCGCCCGGGGAACCTTTACCAGTTACGCCGGCCGCGGTCGTGCACCTCAACCAGTAGCGAAGCTCCACGGTTTGACCCTGTGGGACTCTGACGAGGTCAAGGAGTGGCACGAAAAGCGCCCCAAGCAGAAGCAGAATAGGCGTAAGTAA
- a CDS encoding ATP-dependent Clp protease proteolytic subunit has product MQMPEMRYILPSFVEHSSFGAKESNPYNKLFEERIIFLGTQVDDASANDIMAQLLVLEGLDPDRDITMYINSPGGSFTSLMAIYDTMQYVRPDVQTVCLGQAASAAAVLLAAGTPGKRAALPNARVLIHQPATGGVQGQVSDLEIQAKEIERMRTLMEETLSRHTGRSAEQIRKDTDRDKILTAEEAKEYGIIDQVFDYRKLSAQQ; this is encoded by the coding sequence ATGCAGATGCCAGAAATGCGATACATCCTCCCTTCGTTCGTGGAGCACTCCAGCTTTGGGGCGAAGGAATCGAACCCGTACAATAAGCTGTTCGAGGAGCGCATTATCTTCCTGGGTACTCAGGTTGATGATGCTTCCGCCAATGACATCATGGCACAGCTGCTGGTGTTGGAGGGGCTGGATCCTGATCGTGACATCACGATGTACATCAACTCTCCCGGCGGTTCTTTCACGTCTTTGATGGCTATTTACGACACGATGCAGTACGTGCGTCCCGATGTTCAGACGGTGTGCCTGGGTCAGGCTGCCTCTGCTGCGGCGGTCTTGCTGGCTGCGGGTACGCCGGGCAAGCGTGCGGCGCTGCCGAATGCGCGTGTGCTGATTCACCAGCCGGCCACCGGCGGTGTGCAGGGCCAGGTCTCTGACTTGGAGATCCAGGCCAAGGAGATCGAGCGCATGCGTACCCTGATGGAGGAGACGCTGTCTCGCCACACGGGACGTTCCGCGGAGCAGATCCGTAAGGATACTGATCGCGATAAGATCCTGACGGCTGAGGAAGCTAAGGAATACGGGATTATCGATCAGGTGTTCGATTATCGAAAGTTGTCTGCTCAGCAGTAG
- a CDS encoding globin, with the protein MAQSFYEAVGGEETFRKITHEFYKQVRTDDILSPMYPEHDFDGAEDRLRWFLEQYWGGPQTFSERRGHPRLRMRHAPYPIDDAARDRWLELFGNALATIDRETLDDPHRAAIWEHAERVAHMLVNTAPNAEGFQ; encoded by the coding sequence ATGGCACAGAGTTTCTATGAGGCCGTGGGTGGCGAGGAGACTTTCCGGAAGATCACCCACGAGTTCTACAAGCAGGTACGCACGGACGACATTCTGTCGCCGATGTACCCGGAGCACGACTTTGATGGTGCGGAGGATCGCCTGCGGTGGTTCCTGGAGCAGTATTGGGGAGGTCCGCAAACCTTCAGCGAGCGGCGTGGGCATCCTCGTCTGCGCATGCGCCATGCCCCCTACCCTATTGACGACGCCGCGCGGGATCGATGGCTGGAGCTCTTCGGTAACGCGCTGGCGACGATCGATCGGGAGACTCTGGATGATCCCCACCGTGCGGCGATCTGGGAGCACGCTGAACGCGTGGCACACATGTTGGTAAACACGGCGCCGAACGCTGAGGGCTTTCAGTAA
- a CDS encoding ATP-dependent Clp protease proteolytic subunit: MSNNPVQGNDIYDRLLKERILFLGSQVDDDIANKLCAQILLLSAEDPTKDISLYINSPGGSVTAGMAIFDTMKFSPCDIRTYGMGLAASMGQFLLSAGTKGKRFALPHARIMMHQPSAGVGGTAADIAIQAEQFAHTKKEMAELIAEFTGQTVEQITKDSDRDRWFTAAEAKDYGFVDHVITSAKES, translated from the coding sequence ATGAGTAACAATCCTGTACAGGGCAACGACATATATGATCGCTTGCTGAAAGAACGCATCTTGTTCCTGGGCTCCCAGGTAGATGATGACATCGCCAATAAGTTGTGTGCCCAGATCCTGTTGTTGTCCGCTGAGGATCCCACGAAGGATATCTCTTTGTACATCAACTCGCCCGGTGGTTCCGTGACCGCGGGCATGGCGATTTTCGACACGATGAAGTTCTCGCCGTGCGATATTCGCACCTATGGCATGGGCCTGGCGGCCTCCATGGGCCAGTTCCTGCTGTCTGCCGGAACCAAGGGCAAGCGCTTCGCGTTGCCGCACGCCCGCATCATGATGCACCAGCCGTCCGCAGGTGTGGGAGGAACCGCGGCGGACATCGCTATTCAGGCAGAGCAGTTTGCCCACACCAAGAAGGAAATGGCGGAGCTCATCGCTGAGTTCACCGGCCAGACGGTGGAGCAGATTACCAAGGATTCGGACCGTGACCGTTGGTTTACTGCCGCTGAGGCGAAGGACTACGGTTTCGTCGACCACGTGATTACCTCTGCGAAGGAGAGCTAA
- a CDS encoding IS481 family transposase gives MSYNNPNLAIVTAIRKQHMTVSQAAKKFKRSRQWIYTLLDRYDHGGPDAVQPRSKAPKTSPTKIPDTLADEIVAIRKELTSKGADNGPESIAWVLQQRGLRSPAESTIRRILTTRNLITPQPHKRPKASLRRFAATLPNECWQADVTYVRLRDGRTIEVLDFLDDHSRYLLYLTAFYRVHGPTVVTAIEEVTATYGLPQSTLTDNGLIFTARLAGARGGKTGFEKFLETHSIKQKNGRPAHPQTQGKIERFHQTLKKWLKARPPAETLPQLQALLDEFRTWYNNDRPHRALGRNTPHQAYNALPKASPQPLVTEDNRVRHDKVDTSGRITLRFAGKLRYLGIGRSYAGTPTLTVITGNTATTTNATTGELIAEHIIDTQRQYQPKLPKNTQH, from the coding sequence ATGAGCTACAACAACCCCAACCTGGCAATCGTCACAGCAATCCGCAAACAACACATGACAGTCAGCCAAGCCGCCAAAAAATTCAAACGCTCACGCCAATGGATCTACACACTGCTCGACCGCTACGACCACGGCGGCCCGGACGCAGTCCAACCCCGATCAAAAGCACCCAAAACATCCCCCACCAAAATCCCAGACACCCTCGCTGATGAGATCGTCGCCATCCGCAAAGAACTCACCAGTAAAGGCGCCGACAACGGACCCGAATCCATAGCCTGGGTACTCCAACAACGCGGACTCCGCAGCCCCGCAGAATCAACCATCAGACGAATCCTCACCACCCGAAACCTCATCACACCCCAACCCCATAAACGCCCCAAAGCCTCACTACGCCGATTCGCAGCCACACTGCCCAACGAATGCTGGCAAGCCGACGTCACCTACGTCAGGCTACGCGACGGACGCACCATCGAAGTCCTCGACTTCCTCGACGACCACTCCCGCTACCTGCTCTACCTCACCGCCTTCTACCGCGTCCACGGCCCCACCGTCGTCACAGCCATCGAAGAAGTCACAGCCACCTACGGACTTCCCCAATCCACCCTCACCGACAACGGACTTATCTTCACCGCACGCCTAGCAGGCGCCAGAGGCGGGAAAACAGGCTTCGAAAAATTCCTCGAAACCCACTCCATCAAACAGAAAAATGGTCGACCAGCTCACCCACAAACCCAAGGAAAAATTGAACGCTTCCACCAAACACTCAAAAAATGGCTCAAAGCCCGACCGCCTGCAGAAACACTCCCGCAACTGCAAGCACTCCTCGACGAATTCCGCACCTGGTACAACAACGACCGCCCTCACCGCGCCCTAGGACGAAACACCCCACACCAGGCATACAACGCCCTGCCCAAAGCCAGCCCACAACCACTAGTAACCGAAGACAACCGAGTTCGACACGACAAAGTCGACACATCAGGCCGCATCACCCTACGCTTCGCCGGAAAACTACGCTACCTAGGAATCGGCCGATCCTACGCAGGAACCCCAACACTAACCGTCATCACCGGCAACACAGCCACCACAACCAACGCCACCACAGGAGAACTCATCGCCGAACACATCATAGACACCCAGCGCCAATACCAACCCAAACTCCCCAAGAACACCCAGCACTAA
- a CDS encoding ribose-5-phosphate isomerase, whose translation MRIYLGADHAGFDMKNVIKDHLASQGFDVVDCGALEYDAQDDYPAYCIDAARKVVADEGSLGIVLGGSGNGEQIAANKVPGARCALAWSVETAKLAREHNNAQLIGLGGRMHSEEEALAIVDAFVSQPWSEEERHQRRIDILAEYERTGEAPEVPNA comes from the coding sequence ATGCGAATCTATCTAGGTGCCGACCATGCCGGTTTTGACATGAAGAACGTGATCAAGGATCACTTGGCCTCTCAGGGCTTTGACGTTGTGGACTGTGGCGCGTTGGAATACGACGCGCAGGATGACTACCCTGCCTACTGCATCGACGCCGCCCGCAAGGTCGTGGCCGATGAAGGATCTCTGGGTATCGTGCTCGGAGGCTCGGGTAACGGTGAGCAAATTGCCGCGAACAAGGTTCCCGGCGCACGCTGCGCACTCGCGTGGTCTGTGGAGACGGCCAAGCTGGCGCGTGAGCACAACAATGCGCAGCTGATCGGCCTGGGTGGTCGTATGCACTCCGAGGAAGAAGCTCTGGCTATCGTTGACGCCTTTGTCTCCCAGCCATGGAGCGAGGAGGAGCGCCATCAGCGCCGGATCGACATCCTGGCTGAGTATGAGCGCACCGGCGAGGCTCCAGAAGTCCCGAACGCGTAG
- a CDS encoding disulfide bond formation protein DsbA: MTNQQATMYFDVTCPFAWVTSRWLKEVEKVRDVDVTFIPMSLSVLNDGRDLEESYMRAMGAAWAPALVAAAIYTDYPDKIDAYYTSMGERIHDGGNGHKQDPHGYDEIIAEALAEVGLPAELIEVAHKREGDDGSVESTLRTLHEQAITKVGNDVGTPVVQLGDVAFFGPVLTRIPKGEKAGTMFDAAVELASYEHFFELKRSRTEDPRAEFA, encoded by the coding sequence ATGACTAATCAACAAGCAACCATGTACTTTGATGTGACCTGCCCTTTTGCGTGGGTGACCAGCCGCTGGCTCAAGGAAGTGGAGAAGGTGCGCGACGTGGACGTGACCTTCATTCCCATGAGCCTGTCAGTGCTCAACGATGGCCGTGATCTTGAGGAATCCTACATGCGGGCGATGGGTGCTGCCTGGGCTCCAGCGTTGGTGGCTGCTGCGATCTACACCGATTATCCCGATAAAATCGACGCCTACTACACGTCCATGGGAGAGCGCATCCACGACGGCGGCAATGGGCACAAGCAGGACCCGCACGGCTACGACGAGATCATTGCCGAGGCGTTAGCTGAGGTGGGATTGCCGGCTGAGCTGATCGAGGTGGCACATAAGCGCGAGGGTGACGACGGCAGCGTAGAGTCCACGTTGCGCACACTGCACGAGCAGGCCATCACGAAGGTGGGCAACGATGTGGGAACCCCAGTGGTGCAGCTGGGTGACGTTGCGTTCTTCGGCCCGGTGCTGACCCGCATTCCGAAGGGGGAGAAGGCCGGCACGATGTTCGACGCCGCCGTGGAGCTGGCATCCTACGAGCATTTCTTTGAACTGAAGCGGTCGCGTACGGAAGACCCGCGCGCTGAGTTCGCGTAA
- the tig gene encoding trigger factor has product MKSSVEKLSATRTKITVEVPFEELKPEFDKAYASLAQQVNMPGFRKGKVPPKILEARLGRGVVLDQVINEMLPSRYSAAVDEHELKVLGQPEIEITELEDKDHVTFTAEVDVRPDIEVPDFSKISVEVEPLKSTEEAIDAELENLRARFGSLKPIKRLIKTGDFVTIDLSATIDGETVDEATTEGLSHEVGSDTLIKGLDTALRKLHAGEESTFTSKLVAGEHEGEEAEVHVKVQTAKERELPKLDDDFAQLASEFDTLDELRDSLKDQAEAEQKNAQAADIRDKVLAAALEETTVELSDNIVQAQVDSQVQQLIQQFGGDEKVFEEMLAAQGITREKFEEDARTSAEDSVRTQLFLDALADEEQPEVSQDELMSHISFTAAQYGMEPNQFIMQLQQANQLGNLFADVRRGKALALNIAKTSVKDTEGNEVDPKQYFGEDEAAESAEDNASENASADEN; this is encoded by the coding sequence GTGAAGAGCTCTGTAGAAAAGCTGAGCGCCACCCGCACCAAGATCACCGTTGAGGTACCCTTCGAGGAGCTCAAGCCAGAGTTCGACAAGGCATATGCCTCTCTCGCTCAGCAGGTAAACATGCCAGGCTTCCGCAAGGGCAAAGTTCCTCCAAAGATCTTGGAGGCTCGTCTGGGACGCGGAGTAGTGCTGGACCAGGTCATCAACGAAATGCTGCCATCCCGCTACAGCGCTGCTGTCGATGAGCACGAGCTGAAGGTCCTCGGCCAGCCAGAGATCGAGATCACTGAGCTGGAAGACAAGGACCACGTCACCTTCACCGCTGAGGTTGATGTCCGCCCTGACATCGAGGTGCCAGACTTCTCCAAGATCTCCGTTGAGGTTGAGCCACTGAAGTCCACCGAAGAGGCTATCGACGCTGAGCTGGAGAACCTCCGTGCACGCTTTGGTTCCCTCAAGCCGATCAAGCGCCTGATCAAGACCGGCGACTTTGTCACCATCGACCTGTCCGCCACCATCGACGGCGAGACCGTTGACGAGGCCACCACCGAGGGCCTGTCCCACGAGGTCGGCTCGGACACCTTGATCAAGGGTCTGGACACCGCACTGCGTAAGCTCCACGCCGGCGAGGAGTCCACCTTCACCTCCAAGCTCGTGGCTGGCGAGCACGAGGGCGAAGAGGCTGAGGTTCACGTCAAGGTTCAGACCGCCAAGGAGCGCGAGCTTCCGAAGCTGGATGACGACTTCGCACAGCTGGCGTCCGAGTTCGACACGCTGGACGAGCTGCGTGACTCCCTGAAGGACCAGGCTGAGGCAGAGCAGAAGAACGCCCAGGCTGCAGACATCCGCGATAAGGTCCTGGCTGCGGCACTGGAAGAGACCACCGTTGAGCTGTCTGACAACATCGTTCAGGCTCAGGTGGACAGCCAGGTTCAGCAGCTGATCCAGCAGTTCGGTGGAGACGAGAAGGTCTTCGAAGAGATGCTGGCTGCACAGGGCATCACCCGCGAGAAGTTCGAAGAGGACGCTCGTACTTCCGCTGAGGACTCCGTACGCACCCAGCTGTTCCTGGACGCTCTGGCCGACGAGGAGCAGCCAGAGGTGTCTCAGGACGAACTGATGAGCCACATTTCCTTCACCGCCGCTCAGTACGGCATGGAGCCAAACCAGTTCATCATGCAACTGCAGCAGGCTAACCAGCTGGGCAACCTCTTCGCCGATGTGCGCCGCGGCAAGGCTCTGGCGCTGAACATCGCGAAGACCTCCGTGAAGGACACCGAGGGCAACGAGGTTGATCCGAAGCAGTACTTTGGTGAGGACGAGGCCGCTGAGTCTGCCGAGGACAACGCGTCGGAGAACGCATCCGCTGACGAGAACTAA